The genomic interval CAATTGTCTTCACTCTGAGAGCAGTGTAGAGGGTGCAtattccttccctgcagagcagaccaacaagcaagcccccctcccctgccccccaccccaaattgAAGCTGTTGCTTTGCTGGACAAAATGCCTCCGATTTGggtgtgaagatgctgaaaagtcCTTCTACATtagagcaggactgatgcctctggaggcctcgggcagaggtccctgctcctcatggcacactcagccagcacaaagtggagctctggacagggagtggaacaaaggtgctgctgagaaggagaaaagcgtgcgtgtgtgtgtgtgtgtgtgtgtgtgcgtgtgtgtgtgtgtgtgtgtgtgtgggttggCGTATCTGTGTGAGAGGGAAAGAATTTTGtccagagagggtctctcctgacttgtccatGTCTTTTCCTCTTTGGAAGGTCCCCTTGTCCCAGAGgaagcaaaatgtccaacagcagcttcctcaatgagttcctcctcctgacttttgcagacacacgggagctgcagctcttgcacttctcgctcttcctgggcatctacctggctgccctcctggccaacggactcatcatcacagctgtagcctgcgaccaccacctccacacccccatgtacttcttcctcctccacctcgccctcctcgacctggcctccatctccaccactgtccccaaatccatggccaattctcTGAGGGACACCACGGCCATTTCCtacgcaggatgtgctgcccaggtcttcctggttgcCTTCTTTTTGtcagccgagtattctctcctcacagtcatggcctatgaccgctacgttgccatctgcagacccctgcactacgggaccctcatgtgcaccagagcttgtgtcaggatggcagcagctgcctgggccggtggttttctcaatgctctcctgcacactgccaacacactttccattcctctctgccaaggcaatgtcctggaccttttcttctgtgaggttccccagatcctcaagctctcctgctcacaatcctacctccgggaagtggggcttctTGTGTTTACTGCCTTCTTaatgtttgggtgtttcattttcattgtgctgtcctacgtgcagatcttcacagctgtgctgaggatgccctctgagcagggaaggcacaaagccttctccatgtgcctccctcacctggccgtggtctccctgttcctcagcacctcattttttgcctacctgaagcccccctccatgtcctccccagctctggatctggtggtggctgttctgtactcggtggtgcctccagcagtgaaccccctcctctacagcatgaggaacaagg from Struthio camelus isolate bStrCam1 chromosome 29, bStrCam1.hap1, whole genome shotgun sequence carries:
- the LOC138062779 gene encoding olfactory receptor 14A16-like; translation: MANSLRDTTAISYAGCAAQVFLVAFFLSAEYSLLTVMAYDRYVAICRPLHYGTLMCTRACVRMAAAAWAGGFLNALLHTANTLSIPLCQGNVLDLFFCEVPQILKLSCSQSYLREVGLLVFTAFLMFGCFIFIVLSYVQIFTAVLRMPSEQGRHKAFSMCLPHLAVVSLFLSTSFFAYLKPPSMSSPALDLVVAVLYSVVPPEVAGRLESSDKSCRSLFFPGRIDLR